A genomic segment from Sorangium aterium encodes:
- a CDS encoding carbohydrate-binding family 9-like protein: MKELSVRKLAPGAAIVIDGRLDEPAWQAAATTGPFVNVGTGREDRSLPTQGEARLLWDDGFLYVGFDVSDRTLTGGFPEGARDPHLWERDTVEVMIDPDGDGDNKDYYEIQINPQNLVFDSQFDDYNAPRGGPSGPFGHEEWSAGLASAVALGGTLDDDSDEDRGYVVEAKIPWSSFAKAKAAPPAPGDAWRMNFYAMQNNGGAAWSPILGQGNFHRARRFGRVRFVAAEGETGGAGASARDAGAAPSAAPLGAAGARPGAAAPSASAGPQHLVR; the protein is encoded by the coding sequence GTGAAAGAGCTCTCGGTGCGCAAGCTCGCGCCCGGCGCGGCGATCGTCATCGACGGCCGCCTCGACGAGCCGGCGTGGCAGGCCGCGGCGACGACAGGCCCGTTCGTCAACGTGGGCACGGGCCGCGAGGATCGGTCGCTGCCGACGCAGGGCGAGGCGCGGCTGCTCTGGGACGACGGGTTCCTCTACGTCGGATTCGACGTCAGCGACAGGACGCTCACCGGCGGGTTCCCCGAGGGCGCGCGGGATCCGCACCTGTGGGAGCGGGATACCGTCGAGGTGATGATCGATCCGGACGGAGACGGAGATAATAAAGACTATTACGAAATCCAGATAAACCCTCAGAACCTCGTCTTCGACTCGCAGTTCGACGACTACAACGCTCCAAGGGGCGGCCCGAGCGGGCCTTTCGGTCATGAGGAGTGGAGCGCGGGGCTCGCGAGCGCGGTCGCGCTGGGAGGGACGCTCGACGACGACTCGGACGAGGACCGGGGGTATGTCGTCGAGGCGAAGATCCCGTGGAGCTCGTTCGCGAAGGCGAAGGCCGCGCCGCCGGCGCCGGGGGACGCGTGGCGGATGAACTTCTACGCCATGCAGAACAACGGCGGGGCGGCGTGGTCGCCCATCCTGGGGCAGGGGAACTTCCACAGGGCGCGGCGGTTCGGTCGGGTCCGGTTCGTCGCGGCCGAAGGTGAGACGGGCGGCGCGGGGGCGTCCGCGCGCGACGCCGGCGCGGCGCCCTCGGCGGCGCCGCTGGGCGCGGCAGGCGCCAGGCCGGGCGCCGCGGCGCCCTCCGCATCGGCAGGCCCTCAGCACCTCGTGCGATAG
- a CDS encoding ABC-F family ATP-binding cassette domain-containing protein translates to MPVLTAHDLHKSFGPQTILDGVSVNIRTGERVGLVGVNGSGKSTLARILAGVEQADSGTIARRRGAEIGVLSQDPVFEPTDTARDVVLAGLSAWHAAKARHDEVSRALAAGSGDAEALLAEQAEAGADVERLGGWDMMHQVDAIIGHVGVTRPDAPMSVLSGGDRRRVALARLLVSRPALAVLDEPSNHLDVETVEWLERYLVEEHPGALLLITHDRYLLDRVAERTLEIDKGKVYSYDGGYEEYLEQKAERLALEARTESNRQNFLRTELEWLRRQPKARTGKQKARIQRAETTKSAPPPKAERTAQLSVESVRTGKTILELKKLGLSLDGKWLVRGLDFTLTKGERVGIVGRNGTGKTTMLRAILGQLGAEGDGAAAEGPRMEGEVVLGKNSSVAYFDQHRSGLDLDKSIFENIAGSHTRVEVGGRSMDVRSYLERFLFDPNKARQPVGSLSGGERARVALAKMLTQSVNVIILDEPTNDLDVMTLAALEEMLIELDGSALVVTHDRWFLNRVATSILAFEGDGRVVRYAGNYDAYREQRANAALESEAEARAAKAQAAEARPAAAPAKPAARAGDKPKLTFAERTELDGIVGRIDAAEQKVAELEAKLADPTLYASRGADVAALLSELERAKQEAARLVSRWEELETKREAAGKA, encoded by the coding sequence GTGCCCGTCCTCACCGCTCACGATCTCCACAAATCCTTCGGTCCCCAGACGATCCTCGACGGCGTCTCGGTCAACATCCGCACCGGCGAGCGCGTGGGCCTGGTCGGCGTCAACGGCTCCGGCAAGAGCACGCTCGCCCGCATCCTCGCCGGGGTCGAGCAGGCCGACAGCGGCACCATCGCGCGCCGCCGCGGCGCCGAGATCGGCGTCCTCTCGCAGGATCCGGTCTTCGAGCCGACCGACACCGCGCGCGACGTGGTGCTCGCCGGGCTCTCCGCCTGGCACGCCGCCAAGGCCCGCCACGACGAGGTGAGCCGGGCGCTCGCGGCCGGCTCGGGGGACGCCGAGGCGCTCCTCGCCGAGCAGGCCGAGGCCGGGGCCGACGTCGAGCGGCTGGGCGGGTGGGACATGATGCACCAGGTCGACGCCATCATCGGCCACGTCGGCGTCACCCGGCCCGACGCGCCCATGAGCGTGCTCAGCGGCGGCGACCGCAGGCGCGTCGCGCTCGCCCGCCTCCTCGTGTCGCGGCCCGCCCTCGCCGTGCTCGACGAGCCCAGCAACCACCTCGACGTCGAGACCGTCGAGTGGCTCGAGCGCTACCTCGTCGAGGAGCACCCCGGCGCGCTCCTCCTCATCACCCACGACCGCTACCTGCTCGACCGCGTCGCGGAGCGCACCCTCGAGATCGACAAGGGCAAGGTCTACAGCTACGACGGCGGCTACGAGGAGTACCTCGAGCAGAAGGCCGAGCGCCTCGCGCTCGAGGCGCGCACCGAGTCGAACCGGCAGAACTTCCTGCGCACCGAGCTCGAGTGGCTCAGGCGGCAGCCGAAGGCGCGCACCGGCAAGCAGAAGGCCCGCATCCAGCGCGCCGAGACGACCAAGAGCGCGCCGCCGCCCAAGGCCGAGCGAACCGCGCAGCTCTCGGTGGAGTCGGTGCGCACCGGCAAGACCATCCTCGAGCTGAAGAAGCTCGGCCTCTCGCTCGACGGCAAATGGCTCGTGCGCGGCCTCGACTTCACCCTGACCAAGGGCGAGCGCGTCGGCATCGTCGGCCGCAACGGCACGGGCAAGACCACGATGCTCCGCGCGATCCTCGGCCAGCTCGGCGCCGAAGGCGACGGCGCCGCCGCCGAGGGGCCCCGCATGGAAGGCGAGGTCGTGCTCGGAAAGAACTCGAGCGTCGCCTACTTCGACCAGCACAGGAGCGGGCTCGACCTCGACAAATCGATCTTCGAGAACATCGCGGGCTCGCACACGCGCGTCGAGGTGGGCGGCCGATCCATGGACGTGCGCAGCTACCTGGAGCGGTTCCTGTTCGATCCGAACAAGGCGCGGCAGCCGGTGGGCTCGCTCTCCGGCGGTGAGCGGGCGCGGGTCGCCCTGGCGAAGATGCTCACCCAGAGCGTCAACGTGATCATCCTCGACGAGCCCACGAACGATCTCGACGTGATGACCCTCGCCGCGCTCGAGGAGATGCTCATCGAGCTCGACGGCTCGGCGCTCGTCGTGACCCACGACCGCTGGTTCCTGAACCGGGTGGCGACCTCGATCCTCGCGTTCGAGGGCGACGGCCGGGTCGTGCGGTACGCGGGCAACTACGACGCCTACCGCGAGCAGCGCGCGAACGCGGCGCTCGAGAGCGAGGCCGAGGCCCGGGCTGCGAAGGCCCAGGCGGCGGAGGCCCGGCCGGCGGCGGCGCCGGCGAAGCCCGCCGCGCGGGCCGGCGACAAACCGAAGCTCACGTTCGCGGAGCGGACGGAGCTCGACGGCATCGTGGGGCGCATCGACGCGGCCGAGCAGAAGGTCGCCGAGCTCGAGGCGAAGCTCGCCGACCCGACGCTCTACGCGAGCCGCGGCGCGGACGTGGCGGCGCTGCTCTCGGAGCTCGAGCGCGCCAAGCAGGAGGCGGCGCGCCTGGTCAGCCGCTGGGAGGAGCTCGAGACGAAGCGCGAGGCCGCCGGCAAGGCGTGA
- a CDS encoding ATP-binding cassette domain-containing protein yields MSSLRAQRLSFSYSDASAILADVDLCLTPGWYGIVGPNGAGKTTLLRLFAGELAPEAGSLRLDPRGATIAVCPQAVEHADAAIHALADAEDGAARRLRGELLLDPAELGRWATLSPGERKRWQIGAALAAAPDLLLLDEPTNHIDADARALLAGALAGFQGIGACVSHDRELLDALTTGTIRVERAAARLYPGGYSAAKALWEAEARGREEAHQRMRAEERQLRRRLGEERRAQAAADADRSTKRRMKGPRDSDARGLLADFRVSSAEARLSRNVGVTRRKLEKASAEAGEVELEKAVGRSVFVDYERSPAPWLFVLDAPRIRAGGESDGRTLLRDVRLAVGREDRIRIAGPNGAGKTTLVNALLAGARVPADKVLHVPQELDEAEQQALLARARRLPPDERGRVMSLVAALGVEPGPLLGSARPSPGEARKLMIALGLGQHAWALVLDEPTNHLDLPSIERLERALADYPGALLLVTHDRAFGRSCTSILWTVAGGEVRVSSDDAGA; encoded by the coding sequence CGCTCCTCCGGCTCTTCGCCGGCGAGCTCGCGCCCGAGGCAGGGAGCTTGCGGCTCGATCCGCGGGGCGCGACCATCGCGGTCTGCCCGCAGGCCGTGGAGCACGCCGACGCGGCCATCCATGCGCTGGCCGACGCCGAGGACGGCGCCGCGCGCAGGTTGCGCGGCGAGCTCCTCCTGGATCCGGCGGAGCTCGGGCGCTGGGCCACGCTGTCGCCCGGCGAGCGCAAGCGGTGGCAGATCGGCGCGGCGCTCGCCGCGGCGCCGGACCTGCTCCTGCTCGACGAGCCGACGAACCACATCGACGCGGACGCGCGGGCGCTGCTCGCCGGCGCGCTCGCCGGGTTCCAGGGGATCGGGGCGTGCGTCTCGCACGATCGCGAGCTCCTCGACGCGCTGACCACCGGCACGATCCGCGTCGAGCGGGCCGCGGCGAGGCTCTATCCCGGCGGGTACAGCGCGGCGAAGGCGCTCTGGGAGGCCGAGGCGCGCGGGCGCGAGGAGGCGCACCAGCGGATGCGCGCCGAGGAGCGGCAGCTCCGCCGCCGCCTCGGCGAGGAGCGGCGGGCGCAGGCCGCGGCCGACGCGGACCGGAGCACGAAGCGGCGCATGAAGGGCCCGCGCGACAGCGACGCCCGGGGCCTGCTCGCGGACTTCCGCGTGTCATCGGCCGAAGCGCGGCTGTCGCGCAACGTCGGCGTGACCCGGCGCAAGCTCGAGAAGGCGTCGGCCGAGGCGGGAGAGGTCGAGCTCGAGAAGGCGGTGGGCCGCAGCGTGTTCGTCGACTACGAGCGATCGCCCGCGCCGTGGCTCTTCGTGCTCGACGCGCCCCGGATCCGCGCCGGCGGCGAGAGCGACGGCCGGACCCTGCTGCGGGACGTGCGGCTCGCGGTCGGCCGCGAGGACCGCATCCGGATCGCGGGCCCGAACGGCGCCGGCAAGACCACGCTGGTGAACGCGCTGCTCGCCGGCGCGCGCGTGCCGGCGGACAAGGTGCTCCATGTGCCGCAGGAGCTCGACGAGGCGGAGCAGCAGGCGCTCCTCGCGAGGGCGCGGCGCCTCCCTCCGGACGAGCGCGGGCGGGTGATGTCGCTGGTGGCCGCGCTCGGCGTGGAGCCGGGGCCGCTGCTCGGGTCGGCGCGGCCGTCGCCCGGCGAGGCGCGCAAGCTGATGATCGCGCTGGGCCTCGGGCAGCACGCGTGGGCGCTCGTGCTGGACGAGCCGACCAACCACCTCGACCTGCCCTCGATCGAGCGGCTGGAGCGCGCCCTCGCCGACTACCCGGGGGCGCTGCTCCTCGTCACGCACGACAGGGCGTTCGGGCGGAGCTGCACGTCGATCCTCTGGACGGTGGCCGGCGGAGAGGTGCGGGTGTCGTCCGACGACGCCGGCGCGTGA
- a CDS encoding BON domain-containing protein: MRDRFDRDTGYGRNEPGWDQRYRDDRGHFTERGYPRDERRSAGPIYDHGAAPRDGRDGGREHARTGEPATHRDPMRRASGDGRFANSDSRPGDQERGWPHDDRGGDHVGGRDDGHSFGGNPLPAVGSAYNFNLGGAYYLGMTRVVNPDYGPDAAWRGGAYRDESHDLGESGHSALESVGHALGEIGDRVRRAFGRGPKGYKRSDARIQEDICETLSERHDIDVSDVTVQVENNEVILEGTVPQRHHKRIIELVAEGTRGVEDVHNRIRVQRGMESTTRSTATTGTMGDAALAGTAGGATPDGEPHGPDLSPRAGAYRTRC; the protein is encoded by the coding sequence ATGCGAGATCGATTCGACAGGGACACAGGCTATGGACGAAATGAGCCCGGTTGGGATCAGCGCTACAGAGACGACCGGGGCCATTTCACCGAGCGCGGCTATCCTCGCGACGAGCGCCGCAGCGCGGGCCCGATCTACGATCACGGGGCCGCGCCGCGCGACGGCCGCGATGGGGGCCGCGAGCACGCTCGCACGGGTGAGCCCGCGACGCACCGCGACCCCATGCGCCGCGCGTCCGGCGACGGTCGCTTCGCCAACAGCGACAGTCGTCCCGGTGACCAGGAGCGCGGCTGGCCCCACGACGACCGCGGCGGCGATCACGTCGGCGGCCGCGATGACGGCCACAGCTTCGGCGGCAATCCCCTTCCCGCTGTGGGCAGCGCCTACAACTTCAACCTCGGCGGCGCCTATTACCTTGGCATGACCCGCGTCGTGAACCCCGACTACGGTCCCGATGCGGCCTGGCGCGGCGGCGCGTACCGCGACGAGAGCCACGATCTCGGCGAATCCGGCCACTCGGCGCTGGAGAGCGTCGGCCACGCGCTCGGCGAGATCGGAGACCGCGTGCGCAGAGCGTTCGGCCGCGGACCGAAGGGCTACAAGCGCTCCGACGCGCGCATCCAGGAGGACATCTGCGAGACGCTCTCGGAGCGCCACGACATCGACGTGAGCGACGTCACGGTCCAGGTGGAGAACAACGAGGTCATCCTCGAGGGCACAGTGCCCCAGCGCCACCACAAGCGCATCATCGAGCTCGTCGCCGAGGGCACGCGGGGCGTCGAGGACGTGCACAACAGGATCCGGGTCCAACGAGGGATGGAGTCGACGACCCGCTCGACCGCCACAACGGGCACGATGGGTGATGCCGCGCTGGCGGGCACGGCAGGGGGCGCCACGCCCGACGGCGAGCCACACGGCCCGGATCTGAGCCCGCGCGCTGGCGCCTATCGCACGAGGTGCTGA
- a CDS encoding S46 family peptidase, with amino-acid sequence MFAVSAFAPGCGSERPQAGDTRPPGSEPGQGAPFENPGGMWMPEQMAQHKDQLKALGLEIDPESLADPTASPLGAVVSLGGCSASFVSPDGLIATNHHCSTRALQYNSTPEQDLLTNGYLAKSRAEERWAGPTARVLVTRAFRDVTAEVRRGIEAIQGDLERYDEIEKRKKQLVTACEEGRPEIRCSVAEYFGGGQVSLIEQLEIKDVRIVYVPQEAIGNFGGDIDNWRWPRHTGDFAFFRAYVGKDNRPAAHAEDNVPYRPAHHLKLASSPLHQGDLVMVAGYPGTTNRLRTAAEVESAVSWLYPKRVSFYEESIALLEELGKNDPALRIKAEPTIQGYANYLLKTRGLLDGLVQGGLAKEKAKQEADLKAWIDADPERKAAYGGAIERIAALHAEQRATRDHDAAVSEIASSARLLDAAVTIVRMAEERPKADAEREAEYQQRNWERLEQAQASLQKSYDRALDRSTFKLATKRALQLDPKDRPALLGSLAGTQSPTEAGVAAAIDALYEKTALEDAATRIKLLKTATLEELQASRDPMIRLALELAPVDKAIEARDKAYAGAMSLVKPRFVEALRVYRGGLLAPDANGTLRITYGTVRGYRPEANKPAYRPFTTLSEVVKKSTDKAPFNTPATLLEAAREKRFGPYVDKDLGEVPVCFLSDLDITNGNSGSATLNARGELVGLAFDGNYEAMASDWLFMPSITRTIHVDYRYMEWVMDAVSGADAVLKEMGGKPAIE; translated from the coding sequence TTGTTCGCGGTCTCCGCGTTCGCGCCGGGCTGCGGCTCGGAGCGGCCGCAAGCGGGCGATACCAGGCCACCGGGCTCCGAGCCCGGTCAGGGGGCGCCCTTCGAGAACCCCGGCGGGATGTGGATGCCGGAGCAGATGGCGCAGCACAAGGACCAGCTCAAGGCGCTCGGGCTCGAGATCGATCCCGAGTCGCTCGCCGATCCCACGGCGTCCCCGCTCGGCGCGGTGGTGAGCCTGGGCGGCTGCTCGGCCTCGTTCGTCTCGCCCGATGGGCTCATCGCCACGAACCACCACTGTTCGACCCGGGCGCTCCAGTACAACTCCACCCCGGAGCAGGACCTCCTGACGAACGGCTACCTCGCGAAATCCCGCGCCGAGGAGCGATGGGCCGGCCCCACCGCGCGCGTGCTCGTGACCCGCGCGTTCCGCGATGTCACCGCCGAGGTGCGGCGCGGCATCGAGGCGATCCAGGGTGATCTCGAGCGCTACGACGAGATCGAGAAGCGCAAGAAGCAGCTCGTGACGGCGTGCGAGGAGGGGCGCCCCGAGATCCGCTGCTCCGTCGCCGAGTACTTCGGCGGTGGCCAGGTTTCCTTGATCGAGCAGCTGGAGATCAAGGATGTTCGCATCGTCTATGTCCCACAGGAGGCGATCGGCAACTTCGGCGGGGACATCGACAACTGGCGCTGGCCGCGCCACACCGGCGATTTCGCCTTCTTCAGGGCCTATGTCGGCAAGGACAACCGGCCTGCGGCCCACGCCGAGGACAACGTGCCTTACCGTCCGGCGCACCACCTGAAGCTCGCGTCGTCGCCGCTCCACCAGGGCGACCTCGTGATGGTCGCCGGCTACCCGGGTACGACGAACCGGCTCCGGACCGCGGCAGAGGTCGAGTCCGCGGTCTCATGGCTGTACCCGAAGCGGGTGTCGTTCTACGAGGAGTCGATCGCCCTCCTGGAGGAGCTCGGCAAGAACGACCCGGCCCTGCGGATCAAGGCGGAGCCGACCATCCAGGGCTACGCCAATTACCTGCTCAAGACGCGCGGCCTGCTCGACGGGCTGGTCCAGGGCGGCCTCGCCAAGGAGAAGGCCAAGCAGGAGGCCGACCTCAAGGCCTGGATCGACGCCGACCCGGAGCGCAAGGCGGCCTACGGCGGCGCGATCGAGCGGATCGCCGCGCTGCACGCCGAGCAGCGGGCGACGCGCGACCATGACGCGGCCGTGTCGGAGATCGCCTCGTCGGCGAGGCTCCTCGACGCCGCGGTCACCATCGTGCGCATGGCGGAGGAGCGGCCGAAGGCCGACGCCGAGCGCGAGGCCGAGTACCAGCAGCGCAACTGGGAGCGCCTCGAGCAGGCGCAGGCGTCGCTGCAGAAGTCGTACGACCGCGCGCTCGATCGGAGCACCTTCAAGCTGGCCACGAAGCGCGCGCTGCAGCTCGATCCGAAGGACAGGCCCGCGCTGCTCGGGAGCCTCGCGGGCACGCAGTCGCCGACGGAGGCCGGCGTCGCCGCGGCGATCGACGCGCTCTACGAGAAGACGGCGCTCGAGGACGCGGCGACCCGGATCAAGCTCCTCAAGACGGCGACGCTCGAGGAGCTCCAGGCGAGCCGGGATCCGATGATCCGCCTGGCGCTCGAGCTCGCGCCTGTCGACAAGGCCATCGAGGCGCGGGACAAGGCCTACGCCGGGGCGATGAGCCTCGTGAAGCCGCGCTTCGTCGAGGCGCTCCGCGTGTACCGGGGCGGCCTCCTGGCGCCCGACGCGAACGGCACGCTCCGCATCACGTACGGCACCGTGCGGGGGTACCGCCCGGAGGCCAACAAGCCGGCGTATCGCCCGTTCACCACCCTCAGCGAGGTCGTGAAGAAGAGCACCGACAAGGCGCCGTTCAACACCCCGGCGACCCTGCTCGAGGCGGCGCGCGAGAAGCGGTTCGGCCCGTACGTGGACAAGGACCTCGGCGAGGTGCCCGTCTGCTTCCTGAGCGATCTCGACATCACGAACGGCAACTCCGGCTCTGCCACGCTGAACGCGCGCGGCGAGCTCGTGGGCCTCGCCTTCGACGGCAACTACGAGGCGATGGCGTCCGACTGGCTGTTCATGCCGTCGATCACCCGGACCATCCACGTCGATTACCGCTACATGGAGTGGGTGATGGACGCGGTGTCGGGCGCGGACGCCGTGCTGAAGGAGATGGGCGGCAAGCCGGCCATCGAGTGA
- the ffh gene encoding signal recognition particle protein, translated as MFDTLTRGFRQARNRLAGLTELTAGNIDVALREVRLSLLEADVEIGVVKAFLARVKEAAVGRTLETRVKHAGEVHQVSASDHFIKICHDELEAMMTHEGDEIAWADGGPTGIMMVGLQGSGKTTSCAKLSRYLEKQGKKPLLVAADMQRPAAVEQLKVLGESLKIPVFNIPGESPVAICAAARGEAKRLGRDVIIYDTAGRLAIDEPLMQELAQIKDATKPENIFLVVDAMIGQDAVKTARGFNERLSIGGVVLTKLDGDARGGAALSIKEVTGAPVLFTGIGETTDKFEPFRADGMASRILGMGDVVGLMQDFEEVVDQKKAEKDAARMLQGDFTLEDFLDQVRMIQKMGSLKDLVDKLPLGGMFPGGLPQDVNLDDRELVRIEAIIQSMTRFEKSDPYALVREPKRVERIAKGSGSKPEAVSELVQKFLFMRQMMSGLGQNMGLMGKIPGMKQMAMAKNMREMQKQMMAGGGLPGMGMPGMGFPGMGFPGMGMPGLGMPGMGGFPGAGAGGPNMTKMKTLSASERNAKKAQRKRERDARKKGRK; from the coding sequence ATGTTCGACACGCTGACACGGGGCTTTCGTCAGGCCAGAAACCGCCTCGCCGGGCTCACGGAGCTCACCGCGGGCAACATCGACGTCGCGCTCCGCGAGGTAAGGCTCAGCCTGCTCGAGGCGGACGTCGAGATCGGGGTGGTCAAGGCGTTCCTTGCCCGGGTCAAGGAGGCCGCGGTCGGCCGCACCCTGGAGACGCGCGTGAAGCACGCCGGCGAGGTCCACCAGGTCTCGGCGAGCGACCACTTCATCAAGATCTGCCACGACGAGCTCGAGGCGATGATGACCCACGAGGGCGACGAGATCGCCTGGGCCGACGGCGGGCCCACGGGCATCATGATGGTCGGCCTCCAGGGCTCCGGGAAGACGACGAGCTGCGCGAAGCTCTCGCGCTACCTCGAGAAGCAGGGGAAGAAGCCGCTGCTCGTCGCGGCCGACATGCAGCGCCCCGCGGCCGTCGAGCAGCTCAAGGTCCTCGGCGAGTCGCTCAAGATCCCCGTGTTCAACATCCCGGGCGAGTCGCCGGTCGCCATCTGCGCCGCCGCCCGCGGCGAGGCGAAGCGGCTCGGCCGTGACGTCATCATCTACGACACCGCCGGCCGCCTCGCGATCGACGAGCCGCTCATGCAGGAGCTCGCGCAGATCAAGGACGCGACCAAGCCGGAGAACATCTTCCTCGTGGTCGACGCGATGATCGGCCAGGACGCCGTGAAGACGGCGCGCGGCTTCAACGAGCGGCTGTCGATCGGCGGCGTCGTGCTGACGAAGCTCGACGGCGACGCCCGCGGCGGCGCGGCGCTCAGCATCAAGGAGGTGACGGGCGCGCCCGTGCTCTTCACCGGCATCGGCGAGACGACGGACAAGTTCGAGCCGTTCCGCGCCGACGGCATGGCGAGCCGCATCCTCGGCATGGGCGACGTCGTCGGCCTCATGCAGGACTTCGAGGAGGTCGTCGACCAGAAGAAGGCCGAGAAGGACGCCGCGCGGATGCTCCAGGGCGACTTCACGCTCGAGGACTTCCTCGATCAGGTGCGGATGATCCAGAAGATGGGATCGCTGAAGGATCTCGTCGACAAGCTGCCCCTCGGCGGCATGTTCCCGGGCGGCCTGCCCCAGGACGTGAACCTCGACGACCGGGAGCTCGTCCGCATCGAGGCGATCATCCAGTCGATGACCCGCTTCGAGAAGAGCGACCCGTACGCGCTGGTCCGCGAGCCGAAGCGGGTGGAGCGCATCGCGAAGGGCTCGGGCTCGAAGCCCGAGGCCGTGAGCGAGCTCGTCCAGAAGTTCCTGTTCATGCGCCAGATGATGAGCGGCCTCGGCCAGAACATGGGCCTCATGGGCAAGATCCCCGGCATGAAGCAGATGGCCATGGCCAAGAACATGCGGGAGATGCAGAAGCAGATGATGGCCGGCGGCGGCCTGCCCGGGATGGGGATGCCGGGCATGGGCTTTCCGGGGATGGGCTTCCCGGGCATGGGGATGCCCGGGCTGGGGATGCCGGGCATGGGCGGCTTCCCGGGCGCCGGCGCCGGGGGCCCGAACATGACGAAGATGAAGACGCTCAGCGCCTCCGAGCGCAACGCGAAGAAGGCGCAGCGCAAGCGCGAGCGCGACGCCCGCAAGAAGGGGCGGAAGTAG